A genomic window from Brassica oleracea var. oleracea cultivar TO1000 chromosome C8, BOL, whole genome shotgun sequence includes:
- the LOC106307705 gene encoding UPF0481 protein At3g47200-like has protein sequence MDMSQGKSLADSIKAKLESLSSLSNQCCIYKVPNKLRRLNPDVYSPRLVSFGPFHRGKEDLQAMEEHKYRYLQSFLPRASFSLEDLVRVARTWEEDARSCYAEDVKLNSDEFVKMLVVDGSFLVELILRSRYPHLITENDRIFGKPWMITDVCRDMILIENQLPFFIVKGFFNLLTPYYQQGTPSILDMVKSHFSCFLSNIDDNMCDSEPEHFVDYLRSCYLPLAPIRLEEGISTVYNAPKATELHNAGVKFKPSETSSCLLDLKFADGVLEIPTIMVDDLTESLFRNIIVFEQCHCSEKSFLHYIRLLSCFIRSPADADLLIRSGIFLNSLGVAEDISDVFDSIFTEVESDSET, from the exons ATGGATATGAGCCAAGGTAAATCCCTGGCGGATTCCATCAAAGCAAAGTTAGAATCCTTGTCTTCTCTTTCAAACCAGTGTTGTATCTACAAGGTACCCAATAAGCTCCGCAGGCTCAACCCTGATGTCTACTCGCCTCGGCTTGTATCCTTTGGCCCGTTTCATCGGGGTAAAGAAGATCTTCAAGCCATGGAAGAGCACAAGTACAGGTACTTGCAGAGCTTTCTCCCTAGAGCAAGCTTTAGTTTAGAGGATCTTGTTAGAGTTGCAAGAACGTGGGAAGAGGATGCTCGGAGTTGTTACGCAGAAGATGTGAAACTCAACAGCGACGAGTTTGTGAAAATGTTAGTTGTGGATGGAAGTTTCTTGGTTGAACTTATTCTGAGATCTCGTTATCCTCATCTTATAACCGAGAACGATCGCATATTTGGGAAGCCGTGGATGATCACTGACGTGTGTCGTGACATGATTCTGATAGAAAACCAGTTACCTTTTTTCATTGTCAAGGGTTTTTTCAATCTCTTGACTCCTTACTACCAACAAGGAACACCTTCAATACTGGATATGGTTAAAAGCCACTTCAGTTGTTTCTTGAGCAACATTGATGATAACATGTGTGACTCAGAGCCAGAGCATTTTGTTGATTATCTGAGGTCTTGTTATCTGCCCCTAGCTCCAATCAGATTGGAAGAAGGCATATCTACGGTTTACAATGCGCCAAAAGCAACAGAGCTACACAATGCTGGTGTTAAGTTCAAGCCATCAGAGACCAGTAGTTGTTTACTTGATCTTAAATTTGCTGATGGAGTGCTGGAGATTCCTACTATTATGGTCGATGATCTCACGGAGTCCCTCTTCAGGAATATCATCGTGTTTGAACAATGTCATTGCTCAGAAAAGAGCTTCCTCCACTACATCAGGCTTCTCAGTTGCTTCATTAGATCCCCTGCAGATGCTGACTTACTCATCCGCAGTGGGATCTTTTTGAACAGTCTTGGAGTCGCAGAAGATATTTCAGATGTGTTCGATAGCATCTTCACAGAG GTGGAAAGCGATTCTGAGACATGA